From Planctomycetia bacterium, one genomic window encodes:
- a CDS encoding DMT family transporter, with amino-acid sequence MSNSERNRNEPETAVEIEAAAHARHTRDVLLGTILALVSAVLYTVTNMCLKAASESNLDPYWIACLKAVPTLVLAGVIVGWDRTRGRPMALSAKSWFWLTLTGLLAHIGGNVAFQWGLGIVGLAAAVPLTFSMILVGGALLGRFWLGEGITPRSVVAIATLCVSIVLLGMHAEAARARQPDETVAYTPFWVGVAIGVVCFSGIAYAVLGVAIRRMVTGGAASAPVLLVISIAGVTSLGWFSVARLGIDGILATSSHDFQVMLWAGIFNAVAFFLLTKAFHLIPVAYVNVVNASQTALAALAGVFYFHEPSTSALIAGVGLMVAGLFMMDRPRRR; translated from the coding sequence TTGAGCAACTCCGAACGAAATCGCAACGAGCCCGAGACTGCCGTCGAGATCGAAGCCGCCGCTCATGCGCGGCACACGCGCGACGTGCTGCTCGGCACGATTCTCGCGCTCGTCTCGGCGGTCCTCTATACCGTGACGAACATGTGTTTGAAGGCGGCGTCGGAATCGAACCTCGATCCCTATTGGATCGCCTGTCTCAAAGCGGTGCCGACGCTCGTTCTCGCCGGCGTGATCGTCGGCTGGGATCGGACTCGCGGACGGCCGATGGCGCTGAGCGCTAAGAGTTGGTTCTGGCTCACGCTCACGGGCCTGCTCGCGCACATCGGCGGCAACGTCGCGTTTCAATGGGGCTTGGGAATCGTCGGCCTGGCGGCGGCCGTGCCGCTGACGTTCAGCATGATCTTAGTCGGCGGGGCGCTCTTGGGGCGCTTCTGGCTCGGCGAAGGGATCACTCCGCGCTCGGTCGTCGCAATCGCGACGCTTTGCGTCTCGATCGTGTTGTTGGGAATGCATGCCGAGGCGGCGCGAGCGCGACAGCCCGATGAGACGGTCGCTTATACGCCGTTTTGGGTCGGCGTGGCGATCGGCGTCGTCTGCTTTTCCGGCATCGCCTACGCGGTCCTCGGGGTCGCCATTCGCCGCATGGTGACCGGCGGGGCCGCCTCGGCACCGGTGTTGCTCGTGATTAGCATTGCCGGAGTTACCAGCCTCGGCTGGTTTTCCGTCGCGCGGCTCGGCATCGACGGGATCTTAGCGACCTCCTCGCACGATTTTCAGGTCATGCTCTGGGCCGGCATCTTCAATGCCGTGGCGTTTTTTCTACTGACGAAGGCGTTTCATCTGATCCCGGTCGCGTATGTCAACGTGGTGAATGCTTCGCAAACGGCGCTGGCGGCCCTCGCCGGCGTCTTCTATTTTCACGAGCCCTCGACTTCGGCGCTGATTGCCGG
- a CDS encoding aminopeptidase, with amino-acid sequence MTDPRYDKLADVIVNYSTQVKRGDLVRLAGPVVGRPLLAALYRAVVKAGGHPFFNVTFDECQETRLLEASDEQLLFANPVELFMVDAIDVSISLWGEDNTKALSEIDASRQALAGQSRRPMMAKFFQRAAEGKLRWCGTQFPCHAAAQDAEMSLAAYERFVFAAGLLHFDDPAAAWRAVSERQQRLADYLQDKKEIRFVTPQGTDIRLAVAGRRWVNCDGHENFPDGEVFTGPIEDAVEGTICYSFPAVHGGRECDGIRLTFRGGKVVDASASKGAEFLIAMLDQDPGARVLGEIAIGTNYSVKRYTKNTLFDEKIGGTFHAAVGSSYPETGGKNDSGLHWDMVCDLRHGGRIFVDDELISENGRFLNPSWPQPDELS; translated from the coding sequence ATGACCGACCCTCGCTACGACAAACTCGCCGACGTCATCGTCAACTATTCCACGCAGGTGAAGCGCGGCGACTTGGTACGCCTCGCCGGGCCGGTCGTCGGGCGGCCGCTGCTGGCTGCGCTCTATCGGGCCGTCGTGAAAGCCGGCGGGCATCCGTTCTTCAACGTTACGTTCGACGAATGCCAAGAGACCCGCTTGCTTGAAGCCTCGGACGAGCAATTGCTGTTCGCCAATCCCGTCGAGCTGTTCATGGTCGACGCGATCGACGTGTCGATCAGCTTATGGGGCGAGGACAATACGAAAGCGTTGAGCGAGATCGATGCCTCGCGGCAAGCGCTCGCCGGGCAGAGCCGCAGGCCGATGATGGCGAAATTCTTTCAGCGCGCCGCCGAAGGGAAGCTGCGCTGGTGTGGTACGCAGTTTCCTTGCCATGCCGCCGCGCAAGATGCCGAGATGTCGCTGGCCGCGTACGAGCGCTTCGTCTTCGCAGCCGGATTGCTGCATTTCGACGACCCGGCCGCCGCGTGGCGCGCCGTGAGCGAGCGGCAGCAGCGGCTGGCCGATTACCTGCAAGATAAAAAAGAGATTCGCTTCGTCACGCCGCAAGGGACCGATATCCGGCTCGCCGTCGCAGGTCGGCGCTGGGTCAATTGCGATGGGCACGAAAACTTTCCCGACGGTGAAGTCTTCACCGGTCCGATCGAAGACGCCGTCGAAGGAACGATTTGCTACAGCTTCCCCGCGGTCCACGGCGGCCGCGAGTGCGACGGCATCCGGCTGACGTTTCGCGGCGGCAAAGTCGTCGACGCGTCGGCCTCGAAGGGGGCGGAGTTTCTTATCGCTATGCTCGATCAAGATCCCGGCGCACGCGTACTCGGCGAGATCGCGATCGGCACGAACTACTCGGTGAAGCGGTATACGAAGAACACGCTGTTCGACGAAAAAATCGGCGGCACGTTCCACGCCGCAGTCGGCAGTTCGTATCCCGAGACCGGCGGCAAGAACGATTCGGGCCTGCATTGGGACATGGTTTGCGATCTGCGCCACGGCGGCCGCATCTTCGTCGACGACGAGCTCATCAGCGAAAACGGCCGGTTCTTGAACCCCTCGTGGCCGCAGCCGGACGAGCTCTCTTGA
- a CDS encoding Flp family type IVb pilin gives MFRSRTNRLIHDEQGATAVEYAVMLALILLTCLASIVAVGNATSSSLSNTNTRLNNVGFGS, from the coding sequence ATCTTCCGCTCGCGCACGAACCGGCTCATTCACGACGAGCAGGGGGCGACCGCCGTAGAATACGCCGTGATGCTGGCGTTGATTCTGTTGACGTGCTTGGCGTCGATCGTCGCCGTCGGCAACGCAACTTCTAGTTCGTTGTCCAACACGAACACCCGACTGAACAACGTCGGCTTCGGTTCCTAA
- a CDS encoding NUDIX hydrolase, whose product MADDELLLECRRFRVVRRKQTTAAGAKLEREVVVHPGAVAVIPMVDADHVCLIRNFRVAVEKTLIEVPAGTLEPNEPPLETARRELIEETGYTAGKMEPLTKFFMSPGIQNERMHVFVATDLTLGDAHREAGEEIENWVVGWDEALAMLQRGEIEDSKTVAALLFYDRFRRP is encoded by the coding sequence ATGGCAGACGACGAATTGTTACTCGAATGTCGGCGATTTCGCGTCGTGCGAAGGAAGCAAACGACCGCTGCCGGTGCGAAGTTGGAGCGCGAAGTGGTCGTGCATCCCGGCGCGGTCGCGGTCATCCCGATGGTCGATGCGGACCATGTATGTCTGATTCGTAACTTTCGCGTGGCCGTGGAAAAGACGTTGATCGAAGTGCCGGCGGGGACCTTGGAGCCGAACGAACCCCCGCTTGAGACGGCGCGCCGCGAGCTCATCGAAGAAACCGGTTACACGGCCGGCAAGATGGAGCCGCTCACGAAGTTCTTTATGTCGCCCGGGATTCAAAACGAGCGGATGCACGTCTTCGTCGCGACCGACCTAACCCTCGGCGATGCCCACCGGGAGGCGGGGGAGGAGATCGAGAATTGGGTCGTCGGTTGGGACGAAGCGCTGGCGATGCTCCAGCGGGGGGAGATCGAAGACTCGAAGACAGTGGCGGCGCTGCTGTTCTACGATCGGTTTCGCCGACCGTAA
- a CDS encoding HD domain-containing protein — translation MTATVIDTFVPVESAAERAKRSEVEQHRAQQYCADLAKRFQSQFDIIDLATGEVFAGRALMTAAFDECAEQCRRAVAHDRPELVGRNENAWLVILPLGRQGLNDWIAIGEASSSDERLLTAMAEMFVESVQARRRMHDLQEESRKLSAHIGATFEEITLIYRLTQSLSISHSPQDIGAQALERLHEVIAAEGLAIYYNFAFDEELFKHGGEEQPIFIVQGNVPTTVDRFTKLSAIVGEADSLRPYIANHGIPNDDGSFDDVRQLVMVPLREGERLFGWLAAFNHKDSREFGSSEANLLASIGTILGIHSGNIDLYKQQADLFAGTVRTMSSAIDAKDPYTRGHSDRVARVSVRLAQALGCDDTTLRTLYLAGLLHDVGKIGIDDGVLRKPGKLTDGEYEHIKTHVEIGYRILRGLKKMGHLLPVVLHHHESWDGKGYPFGLAGTNIPYLARIVAVADAYDAMASDRPYRKGMEDEKLDAIFRNGAGKQWDPDVVDAFFRVREDIRQISMRNPDPIDTLAVEWRH, via the coding sequence GTGACAGCAACCGTCATCGACACCTTCGTTCCGGTCGAATCCGCTGCCGAACGTGCGAAGCGTTCGGAAGTAGAGCAACATCGTGCGCAGCAATACTGCGCCGATCTGGCGAAGCGCTTTCAATCGCAGTTCGACATCATCGACCTCGCGACCGGAGAAGTTTTCGCCGGCCGCGCGCTGATGACGGCTGCCTTCGACGAATGCGCCGAGCAATGCCGCCGCGCCGTCGCGCACGACCGCCCGGAGCTGGTCGGCCGTAACGAGAACGCTTGGCTCGTCATTTTGCCGCTCGGGCGACAAGGCCTCAACGACTGGATCGCGATCGGCGAAGCCTCTTCTTCCGACGAGCGACTGCTGACCGCGATGGCCGAGATGTTCGTCGAAAGCGTGCAAGCCCGCCGCCGCATGCACGACCTGCAAGAAGAGTCGCGCAAGCTTTCGGCGCATATCGGCGCTACGTTCGAAGAAATCACGCTCATCTACCGACTCACGCAGAGCCTCTCCATTTCGCATAGCCCGCAAGATATCGGCGCGCAGGCACTCGAACGATTGCACGAAGTGATCGCCGCCGAAGGGTTAGCCATTTACTACAACTTCGCGTTCGATGAAGAGCTCTTCAAACACGGCGGCGAAGAGCAACCGATCTTCATCGTGCAAGGGAACGTGCCGACTACGGTCGATCGGTTCACGAAGCTTTCGGCGATCGTCGGCGAGGCCGATTCGCTCCGTCCGTACATCGCTAACCACGGCATCCCCAACGACGACGGCTCGTTCGACGACGTGCGGCAGCTCGTCATGGTTCCGCTACGCGAAGGGGAGCGGCTGTTCGGATGGCTCGCGGCCTTCAATCACAAAGACTCGCGCGAGTTCGGCAGCTCCGAAGCGAACTTGCTCGCCTCGATCGGCACGATCCTCGGCATCCACAGCGGCAACATCGACTTGTACAAACAACAAGCCGACCTCTTCGCCGGCACCGTGCGCACGATGAGCTCCGCGATCGACGCGAAAGACCCGTACACGCGCGGCCATAGCGATCGCGTGGCCCGCGTCTCGGTGCGATTGGCGCAAGCGCTCGGCTGCGACGACACCACGCTCCGCACGCTGTACCTCGCCGGCCTGTTGCACGACGTCGGCAAGATCGGCATCGACGACGGCGTGCTGCGCAAGCCCGGCAAGCTTACCGACGGCGAATACGAACACATCAAGACCCACGTCGAGATCGGCTACCGCATCCTCCGCGGGCTCAAGAAGATGGGCCATCTGCTCCCCGTGGTCTTGCACCACCACGAATCTTGGGACGGCAAGGGCTACCCCTTCGGCCTCGCCGGCACGAACATCCCGTATCTCGCTCGGATCGTCGCCGTGGCCGATGCCTACGATGCGATGGCGAGCGACCGTCCGTATCGCAAAGGGATGGAAGACGAAAAGCTCGACGCGATCTTCCGCAACGGGGCCGGTAAGCAATGGGACCCGGACGTCGTCGATGCGTTCTTCCGCGTGCGTGAAGACATCCGTCAGATTTCCATGCGTAATCCCGACCCGATCGACACCCTCGCGGTAGAATGGCGCCATTAA
- a CDS encoding DNA-directed RNA polymerase subunit alpha: MTRIRLRAAEEEARGMQEKLEMSTAEIGLTVRTTNCLEEKGIFTVRDLLNSTRDDLLSISNFGEKTLEEVYKSLEGIGFFRKGRRAA; the protein is encoded by the coding sequence ATGACACGCATTCGTCTCCGCGCCGCCGAAGAAGAAGCCCGCGGCATGCAAGAGAAGCTCGAAATGAGCACGGCCGAAATCGGCCTCACCGTCCGGACGACCAACTGCTTGGAAGAGAAGGGGATCTTCACGGTGCGCGACCTCTTGAACAGCACGCGCGACGACCTATTGAGCATCTCCAACTTCGGCGAAAAGACTTTGGAAGAGGTCTATAAATCGCTCGAAGGAATCGGCTTCTTTCGCAAAGGCCGCCGCGCGGCATAG
- a CDS encoding M20/M25/M40 family metallo-hydrolase, translating into MSTSNSGPRVSTGNVEPDANKALELVLRLMALRGRSGEEGRVVELIRSELIAAGANAADIETDDAPTRSPLGGEVGNLVFRLPGTSPGPRRLLMAHMDTVPLCVGCKPTVVGKFVESADKTTGLGADDRGGCAVVLTAALEILRRKLPHPPLTFFWPVQEEVGLFGVRYCNLGVLGKPELAFNWDGGAASKITIGATGAFRLEIAITGLAAHAGNAPERGVSAITIAALAIAKLHQHGWLGLIERDGYRGTSNVGVVRGGDATNVITERVDLRAECRSHDPKFRRLILDTICEAFRNACDEVRSVDGACGSVAIEHRLDYESFELKENEACVLAAERAVAAVGLTPLRAISNGGLDANWLTLHGVPTVTMGCGQMDVHTNKERLDIEAFQSACRVALRLATGL; encoded by the coding sequence ATGTCTACTTCGAATTCAGGCCCTCGAGTTTCCACCGGCAACGTCGAACCGGATGCGAACAAGGCTTTGGAACTGGTGCTGCGGTTGATGGCTTTGCGAGGGCGGAGCGGCGAAGAAGGGCGGGTCGTCGAGTTGATCCGCTCGGAGCTGATCGCCGCTGGTGCGAATGCCGCCGACATCGAAACCGACGACGCTCCGACTCGCTCGCCGCTCGGGGGAGAGGTCGGCAATCTCGTCTTCCGCTTGCCCGGCACGTCGCCCGGTCCGCGACGGCTGTTGATGGCGCACATGGACACGGTGCCGCTGTGCGTCGGCTGCAAACCGACCGTGGTCGGCAAATTCGTCGAGTCGGCCGATAAGACGACCGGTCTCGGAGCCGACGATCGGGGAGGTTGCGCCGTCGTGTTGACCGCCGCGCTCGAGATCTTGCGCCGCAAGTTGCCGCACCCGCCGCTGACGTTCTTCTGGCCGGTGCAGGAAGAGGTTGGCCTGTTCGGCGTCAGGTACTGCAATCTCGGCGTGCTCGGGAAACCGGAGTTGGCTTTCAACTGGGACGGCGGGGCGGCCTCGAAGATTACCATCGGCGCGACCGGCGCGTTTCGCTTGGAAATCGCGATTACCGGCTTGGCCGCCCATGCGGGCAACGCGCCGGAGCGAGGCGTCAGCGCGATCACGATCGCTGCGTTGGCGATCGCCAAGCTCCATCAGCACGGTTGGCTCGGCCTCATCGAGCGCGACGGCTATCGCGGCACCAGCAACGTCGGGGTCGTGCGGGGCGGCGACGCGACGAACGTCATTACCGAGCGCGTCGACCTCAGGGCCGAATGCCGGAGCCACGATCCTAAGTTCCGCCGCTTGATTCTCGACACGATCTGCGAAGCCTTTCGCAACGCCTGCGACGAAGTGCGCAGCGTCGACGGGGCATGCGGCAGCGTGGCGATCGAACATCGGCTCGATTACGAATCGTTTGAGTTGAAAGAGAACGAAGCCTGCGTGTTGGCCGCCGAGCGGGCAGTCGCCGCGGTCGGGCTCACGCCGCTGCGCGCGATCAGCAACGGCGGCCTCGACGCCAATTGGCTCACGCTGCACGGAGTGCCGACCGTGACGATGGGCTGCGGCCAGATGGACGTGCATACGAATAAGGAACGGCTCGACATCGAAGCGTTTCAGAGCGCGTGCCGAGTCGCGTTGCGTTTAGCGACGGGGCTTTGA
- the rlmN gene encoding 23S rRNA (adenine(2503)-C(2))-methyltransferase RlmN: MKSLRVRRSRLVAVRRSPFRFATSILLHLLDLTLDELKAWLSAAGLPAYRAAQIRKWVFEKRAGSFEEMTDLPRDLRERLAAEFQIFTSTIVAHQQADDGTEKLLLQFGDSQRIECVLIREGSRRTICISTQVGCAMGCVFCASGLDGVARNLTTGEILEQMLLLNRVQAAEERLSNIVVMGMGEPLANLDKLLPALELATKPEGLGIGGRHITVSTVGLPPAMDRLTAMQTNYHLAVSLHAPDDELRNKIVPVNKNISIAAILAAADRFFSENGRRLTFEYVLLGELNDRPEHARKLVELLRGRTALLNVIPYNPVAGLPYKMPSQKAQQRFLEILAAGGINVQVRTRKGDQIDAACGQLRRSFPQPNVVSIDPVAVQAVKP; encoded by the coding sequence ATGAAATCGTTGCGTGTGCGCCGTTCGCGGCTGGTTGCCGTTCGCCGTTCCCCCTTTCGCTTTGCGACTTCGATTTTGCTCCATCTTCTCGACCTCACCCTCGACGAACTCAAGGCTTGGCTTTCCGCTGCCGGATTGCCTGCGTATCGTGCCGCGCAGATTCGCAAATGGGTCTTCGAGAAACGCGCCGGTTCGTTCGAAGAAATGACCGACTTGCCGCGCGACCTGCGCGAGCGGCTCGCAGCCGAGTTCCAGATCTTCACGAGCACGATCGTCGCCCATCAACAGGCCGACGACGGCACCGAGAAGCTGTTGCTGCAATTCGGCGACTCGCAGCGCATCGAGTGCGTCTTGATTCGCGAAGGGTCGCGCCGCACGATCTGCATCAGCACGCAGGTCGGCTGTGCGATGGGGTGCGTCTTCTGTGCCAGCGGACTCGACGGCGTGGCCCGCAACCTCACGACCGGCGAGATCCTCGAACAAATGCTATTGCTCAACCGCGTGCAAGCGGCCGAAGAACGGCTGAGCAACATCGTGGTGATGGGCATGGGGGAGCCGCTCGCGAACCTCGACAAGCTCTTACCCGCCCTCGAGCTGGCGACGAAGCCGGAAGGGCTCGGCATCGGAGGTCGACATATCACGGTCTCGACCGTCGGCCTCCCCCCGGCGATGGACCGGCTCACGGCGATGCAGACCAACTACCATTTGGCAGTGTCGCTGCACGCCCCGGACGACGAGCTGCGCAACAAGATCGTGCCGGTGAATAAGAACATTTCGATCGCGGCGATCCTCGCTGCGGCCGATCGGTTCTTCTCCGAAAACGGCCGGCGACTGACGTTCGAATACGTTCTTTTAGGCGAACTCAACGATCGGCCCGAGCATGCGCGGAAGCTCGTCGAGTTGCTGCGCGGACGGACGGCGCTGTTGAACGTGATCCCCTACAATCCTGTCGCGGGACTGCCTTATAAGATGCCGTCGCAAAAGGCGCAGCAGCGCTTCTTGGAGATTCTCGCAGCCGGCGGAATCAACGTGCAGGTGCGCACGCGCAAGGGGGATCAGATCGACGCCGCCTGCGGTCAGCTACGCCGGAGTTTCCCGCAGCCGAACGTCGTCTCAATCGACCCGGTTGCCGTGCAAGCCGTGAAGCCCTAA